A single genomic interval of Rhododendron vialii isolate Sample 1 chromosome 3a, ASM3025357v1 harbors:
- the LOC131319927 gene encoding late embryogenesis abundant protein At5g17165-like, giving the protein MAANSQCRGLVGIGKRFVNQIRAGTSPDPIHSPFLALRRAVHVSVYDKNFDDQVRPSIVPDDVIQPGSDKYWSPHPQTGVFGPAAEHSQVAGGERSFHLSAAANGGEDSVLEQKAFFRPLEDLEKPIEL; this is encoded by the exons ATGGCCGCCAATTCGCAGTGCAGGGGACTCGTCGGCATCGGTAAGCGATTCGTCAACCAGATCCGAGCCGGGACCTCTCCCGATCCAATTCACTCTCCCTTCCTTGCTCtcag AAGGGCTGTCCACGTTTCGGTGTACGACAAGAACTTTGACGATCAGGTCCGGCCTTCAATAGTACCGGACGATGTGATTCAGCCTGGATCCGACAAGTACTGGTCTCCGCACCCGCAAACCGGGGTATTTGGCCCAGCAGCTGAGCACAGCCAAGTCGCGGGCGGGGAACGCAGCTTCCACTTGTCTGCTGCTGCGAATGGTGGCGAGGACTCGGTGTTGGAGCAGAAGGCCTTCTTCCGACCCCTCGAGGATTTGGAGAAGCCTATTGAGCTGTGA
- the LOC131319930 gene encoding uncharacterized protein LOC131319930 isoform X3, translating into MGKKAKFICSIVGFLGLLSAALGFAAEAKRVKASQIPALYLTPCVHTNGPAPVLGLTAALALMVAQIIISITTGCFCCRRGSYQSDSNRRLAIICFAISWITFVFAFLMLLSGASLDKYHGYESFPFVSKSCYFVKPGFFAGAAILSLATVVLGIVYYLALDSAEISNNSWGGTAAAPNQGGIAMGHPQFPPPNAGAPVLVDEEDTYKRQQFT; encoded by the exons atggGGAAGAAGGCAAAATTCATTTGCTCAATAGTGGGGTTTCTGGGGCTTTTATCTGCTGCTTTGGGTTTTGCTGCGGAGGCCAAGAGGGTAAAG GCGTCTCAAATTCCGGCTTTGTATCTTACTCCATGTGTACACACCAACGGTCCAGCTCCAGTTCTTGGATTAACTGCAGCACTGGCTCTTATGGTTGCTCAAATTATCATCAGTATCACGACTGGCTGTTTTTGTTGCAGACGAGGTTCTTATCAATCAGACTCTAATAGGAGACTGGCAATTATCTGCTTTGCCATCTCATG GATAACATTTGTCTTTGCATTCCTTATGTTACTATCTGGTGCTTCACTAGACAAGTACCACGGGTACGAGAGCTTTCCCTTTGTATCCAAATCTTGCTACTTTGTGAAGCCGGGATTCTTCGCTGGAGCTGCTATCTTGTCCCTTGCAACTGTGGTACTTGGAATCGTCTATTATCTCGCGCTGGATTCAGCAGAAATCAGCAATAATTCATGGGGTGGGACTGCTGCTGCTCCTAATCAAGGCGGTATTGCAATGGGACACCCACAATTCCCTCCTCCTAACGCAGGAGCTCCAGTGTTAGTGGATGAAGAAGATACATACAAGAGGCAGCAATTTACTTGA